One genomic segment of Mytilus trossulus isolate FHL-02 chromosome 4, PNRI_Mtr1.1.1.hap1, whole genome shotgun sequence includes these proteins:
- the LOC134714948 gene encoding 46 kDa FK506-binding nuclear protein-like, translating into MHIEEAKNMFWGVTLDGGKRYTQTVESSFHLSMAALEPSKGKSDTLVSIMIQHEKAEFMLCTLQHGKTYQQPLDLNFTEGEEVTFFLTNDKSVVHLSGYLMEDDQYPDDFGESMMDESSEEESDEDEAPSLVSDDDEGQKVPGGKKRKKEKLKAVKKKKMKMVDSDDEDDDDDEFDIEDDFADFIDDEAGESEEEDEEDEDDDEILKLKKKPTPQKKKQKDTPQKKNQGKQETQTPKPTENNSQEGEGKKKKKKKKKNKNKEGDEKTNSTETPNKKEQPKKQVLAGGIVSEELKVGHGPVAQPGKMVHVYYTGKLQKTGQQFDSCQGGKPFRFRLGKGEVIKGWDVGVSGMKVGGKRKLVIPSQQGYGNQRQGPIPPGSTLMFEVELKSVS; encoded by the exons GAGTTACTTTAGATGGAGGTAAAAGGTACACACAAACTGTGGAGAGCTCATTCCATCTCTCCATGGCAGCTCTGGAGCCATCAAAAG gTAAATCTGATACCTTGGTATCCATCATGATTCAGCACGAGAAGGCTGAATTCATGTTGTGTACCCTACAGCATGGCAAAACTTATCAACAGCCATTAGACCTCAACTTCACAGAGGGAGAAGAAGTTACATTCTTCTTGACTAATGATAAAA GTGTAGTACATTTATCGGGATATCTGATGGAAGATGATCAGTATCCAGATGACTTTGGAGAGAGCATGATGGACGAGTCATCTGAAGAAGAATCTGACGAAGATGAAG CTCCATCATTAGTGAGTGACGACGATGAAGGACAGAAAGTACCAG gtgggaaaaagagaaagaaagaaaagttGAAGGCagtaaaaaagaagaagatgaaAATGGTAGATTCAGATGAtgaagatgatgatgatgatgagtTTGATATTGAGGATGACTTCGCTGAT tttatagATGACGAAGCTGGTGAATCTGAAGAAGAAg ATGAAGAGGATGAAGATGATGATGAAATATTGAAACTTAAGAAAAAACCAACACCtcagaagaaaaaacagaaagACACACCTCAGAAAAAGAACCAAGGAAAACAGGAAACTCAAACT CCAAAGCCAACAGAAAACAATTCACAAGAAGGAGAaggaaaaaagaagaagaagaagaaaaagaaaaataagaacaaaGAGGGAGATGAGAAG aCAAATTCTACAGAAACACCAAACAAAAAAGAACAGCCCAAAAAACAAGTACTGGCAGGGGGGATTGTTTCGGAAGAATTAAAAGTAGGACATGGTCCAGTGGCTCAACCTGGTAAAATG GTACATGTTTATTACACTGGAAAACTTCAAAAGACGGGTCAACAATTTGATTCCTGCCAAGGGGGCAAACCTTTCCGATTCAGACTTGGTAAGGGAGAAGTAATAAAAGGCTGGGATGTAGGTGTAAGTG gaATGAAGGTTGGAGGCAAAAGAAAACTAGTAATACCATCTCAACAAGG GTATGGTAACCAGAGACAGGGACCCATTCCACCAGGCAGTACATTAATGTTTGAAGTTGAATTAAAGTCAGTCAGCTAA